The sequence below is a genomic window from Cyanobacteriota bacterium.
CCTGATGCCAAAGCACAAGTCACACTTGAATATGAAGATGACAAAGCAACTAGAATTGAGACTATCTTGCTTTCGACACAACACGATCCCATCTGTAATGGAGAAAGTGACAATGACAAAATCCAAGCAATCATTGCTCAAGACCTTAAAGCCAAAGTTGTTGATCCAGTCTTTAAAAACTTTGATCTTAAACCAGACCAAAACACCAAGTATTTTTTCAATCCATCAGGGCGTTTCGTAACGGGCGGGCCTCAGGGTGATGCTGGTCTTACTGGTCGCAAAATTATTGTCGACACTTACGGTGGATATGCTCGTCACGGTGGTGGTGCTTTCTCAGGGAAAGACCCAACCAAGGTAGATAGATCAGCGGCTTATGCTGCGCGCCACGCTGCTAAAAATATAGTGGCCGCCGGACTTGCCACCAAGTGTGAGATCCAAGTCTCTTATGCAATTGGAGTTGCTCATCCAACTAGCATTCACGTCGAGACTTTCGGCACTGGCAAACTTGATGATCAGCAAATTACGGAACTTGTCAAACAAGTCTTTGATTTTAGACCTTATTCAATCATCAAGAATTTCAAATTACGTGAGCAACCTAAACTTCATAACGGCAGATTTTACCAAGACCTTGCTGCCTACGGCCATTTTGGTCGTCCAGAGCTCAATTTACCTTGGGAGCAGCTAGATAAAGTAGAAGACCTAAAGAAGCTTGCCTCCAACTTAGAACTTGCACAAAATTAATAATTTACTAATCAAACCCGGTAATCTCAATCAGAAACAGGTGATGACCTGAGATAGTCTTATATTTTCAATAATTGTTGAAGATACAACATTTGGTGGAGGTGATATTCCTCCAAAATACCGATTACGTGGAATGTAGTCAATAGACCTGTTGCCAAAGCGAAACATGAGCGTAATCAGGTCTAACAAGTAAACATTTAGTGGGGGAGATTTCATGTTCAAAGCATTATTGGGCAATACCAAAGCTAACGACAATAACAACAGTAACAAACAAAAGCAAGTCTTAGATGCTATTAGACATCTTGCGAAACTAGGGGTTTTTAAGCGACCTGTTTCAAAACAGGTCTATTTACATATACAACACAAAACTAGCTTAGACTTCTAGCTACTAATAACTGACGTCGTCTATGAGAAATCCACAAGTTTATAAGCACTTCGATAGTGGAATATATCAAATAGATGGGTAAAACAAAGGAGAAATTCTCACTTGTCAAGTGAAGTCCTTAGATTAATTGCAGCTGCAATCCTGATAGCGGCAGTGCTATTTTATGCTTTCAGATTTTATGCTGAAGTAATAGAATTTATTGAAGATACATTAGTACAAAATATCAAAATACTGTTTGCTGATCCCAAAACCAAGATATTATATTCGGTATTTTATAAATATGATCACGCTTCAACTGAAGAATGGTTTAAATGGTTACAAACAACAAAACCTGCAATTCAAGACAAAGCTTATATGCGGATCAAGAAGTATCTAGCAGCAGCACCGCAAGGTACTGGTATGGCAGCTCAAGAAATAATTAAAGCACTACTGATGTTTAAACATGAAGATAGTTTTGATGTCTTAAAAAACCTCATACTCAATTGCAGGACTAAATGGCTCGACCATAAAGCGACAACTGTTTGTTATGAGAAAGGCTCTCTTGGTTTAATGAATATCGATCCAGACAAAGGGCAATCCATCTTGATGACAGAGTTTTCAGAAACAGGCGATGGACCAGAAGATCATCGTTTTAGAAGATATCTAGTAGACGCCGTTGCTTTAATGAACAATAAAACAGAGCTTGCACAGTTCTATAGAACCATCGCCTTTGATCCCAAAAACTCACCGGACCTAAAGATCCAAACTCTTAATCTTTTAGAGGGTTGTGGTGATGAAGCAGTCTACTTGAAATATTTACACGAACTCATTGACACCTTCACTTCAGATGACCCTGCTCAGCATGAAGAAATGCTCACTGTTTGTTTAGAACGCTATCTAGATTCAACTAGTAATGCAGCAGCAACTGAATTAGCATGGAAAACAATATATCAATTCTCTACTGATAATGTCCTAGCACCAATTGTTGCCACAAGTATTGCTAACAAAGCCAAGGATAAGAAATTCACAATGAATCATGATTGGCTTTTTGCCATTTACATGAATCTAGCTCAGGAAGCACGCGAGCTACTAGAAGAGGCTCTGATCTTTAGTTATGCAATCAATGATCAAGAACAAAGTACTATAGCTGCTGAAAAAGAATTTCAAAAATTTACCAAATCAGTATCAATCAACCCCAAAGCTGTTTTTAGTTTTATAGAGAATGAAAAAAGCTTCAAGCTTTATAGATTCGTAGCAGAACACTATAAAAAATTTCATGAAGCAGTTGAAGTTGAGCTTTCAAGCCTCAAAGTTATTACCGGCAGCTCAGCCCTCGATAAATTATTAATGGCTAAAGAATACAGTAGAGACAAAGGTGGTAGAACCATGTGTATCAATGCTGCGCTATTGATGCTCTCGCCTGACAAAGTTGTCGAGATAAACAAACTAGTAGATAACGAGAATCCCAAACTTCTTTATTATTACAATGGTTTTGACTTCCTGAAAACTCTTGCCAAACAACCAGACAATGAACTTGCCACAAACGTACTTGATTTCATCAAAAGACATAGTAAAGACCAAGGCACCAAAACAGTCATAGCCCTCGACAAAGAAATAGTAGAACTTGAAACAAATTTCCCTGAAATCGCCGAGCTACTCAATAAGGGCACAACTTTTAGAGCAGCGCTCAATATGGGAGCAATCAGCCACGAAGAGAAAAAAGAAATCTACGAATACTATGAAAGCATTTTAAACCAGAGTCGTGAAGCGAGATCTACTGTTGGTGCAATTAAAATAAGTCAGCATACAGAAGGCTTGGGCTGTACCGACTTCATGAGATATTGCCTAGAATTTATTAGCCGTTCTATTTTAACTCAAAGCAAATTGATTCCTTTAGAGAAATATGATGCTTTGCTTGAGAGAGATTTTAGTGCTGAGGACGAAGTGCTTACTGAGACTCCTGATGAAACTCTTACTGAGACCCCTGATGAAACTCTTACTGAGGCTCCTGAAGAAGTATTGTAAAAAAAAGAAGCTCCTTTAAAGGAGCTTCTTTTTATATGGTGGGCAGGGCTGGATTCGAACCAGCGTACACTTGCGTGAGCAGATTTACAGTCTGCCTCCTTTAGCCACTCGGACACCTACCCATATATTCAAAAGCAAAGCTTTTGAACGGTTGCGACATCTTCAAAGATGCCTGGTTACGCTTCGCTTTATGTGGAACCTACGGTTCCTGCTAGCTAAGCCTAAATTGTTAGTTTGCTGTTTTGAATCCCCATTCAATTCTCAGTCTGAACACAAGCCCGCTTGATCTACCGAAGTAAGTCAATTGGATATGAAATAACATAGTAACTCATTTACAAAGCCGAATTACTAAATATCTTTAAAAATCGAATTGATGTAAAGACGATTTACTCAATGAACATATCTTCTTCACTATTACCAAGAATAATGATTTCACCTGCTTGCTCAAGTGCTCTTACAACACCAACAACCTTGGTTTGAACCTCAGAAACATCTCTCATTAAGACAGGGCCCATCATTTCAATATCATCTTGCAATAATTTTCCAGCTTTCTGAGACATATTACGGAAGAAAGTATCACGTAAGTCGTCATTAGCACCCTTGAGTGCAAGTCCAAGATCTTTAACATCAATCTCACGTAATAAACGTTGAACAGATTTATCATCAAGTCTGAAGATATCTTCAAATACAAACATCAAGTTACGAATATCAGTAGCAAGCGCCTGATCAATTCCTTCAAGATCTTCCAGAATTCTTTTCTCTGTATTTCTATCAACCCTGTTGAGGATCTCAGCAAGTGCTTCAACACCACCAACTGAATTTACAATTTCATTTTGTGACATGATACCAGCAAATCTTCTCTCTAGAATCCTTTCCACCACAGAAAGTACTTCTGGATTAGTTCTATCCATCTTGGCAAGGCGGATTGCAACATCTGAGCGAATAGCATCCGGGAGATTTTGTAATACTTGTGCTGCTTTTTCAATTTTTAAATGTGACAATAATAAAGAAACTACTTGTACATGCTCATGTTGAATTGTTGTAGCAATTTCTGCAGGATGTATAATTCTCAAAAACTCAAACGGTACTCTTTGAATCGTATTTGTCATCTTGTCGATAATGTCATTAGCACCATCTTGACCATAAGCCTGAACCAACATATTTTCGGCAATATCTAAGCTTCCACTGGCAACACCTTTTTGGATTTGCAAAACTTCATACATCTCATTTAATAAAATCTCTTGATCATTCTCATTTACAGTACCAACCATAGAAATTTCTTTAGCAAGTGCAATCACTTCATGATCATCATTAAAACTTCGAAGAACACCAGCTGCTGCATCATTGTCAATCAAGACTAACAGGGCCGCAACTTTCATGCGCTTACTCCATGTGTTAATTGAGCTTTTTGTTTTAGCCATTAGAGACTATAGACCCCTCAAAACCCTGATAATTAACAATACAAAAAGCTGAAAATAACGAGTATAATGATGAGACCTAGCTCATTTGGACTAGGTCAAACAATGAAAAAGCTCTTATTATCTCTTTTTATTCTCCTTGGCTTAAGCCAAGCAATTAAGGCTGCTGACGATTTTGATCTACGCATCATCAAGGTTATTGAAGCTTCAGAACCGGCTAAAAACGACCTGCTTGGTTATTCACAACAAAGTGTCAAAATCAAAATTCCTAGTGATGATCAAGAATTACTTATCACCAACACAATCCCAGATAACCAAGCCTACGCCATTACAGCCAAGGCGGGCAAGCAATATTTAGCTTCAATTGAAGAAGATGGTGAGGTCTACCTTACCGACTACTATCGAGAACCTGTTATCCTTGCTTTGATATTTGCCTTTATGGTTTTAGTCATATTGCTCGGTGGCAGCCGCGGTTTCAAAGCCATCATCTCACTGATCCTGACAGGACTTGCGATAACTTATTTCTTAATTCCGGGAATCAAAGCCGGGCTCAATCCAATCAGCCTAGCAGTTGCACTCTCTGCTTTTGCTACTGCCACTACTATGCTACTGGTCGCTGGCTGGACCAAAAAATCTTTAGCAGCGACAATCGGCACCACTGGCGGGGTAGCGATTGCTGGCTTAATTGCCATGATTGTAATTAACATAGCGCCATTGAGCGGACTTGCTAGAACCGAAGCTCATATACTACTTGCCAATCTACATGCTATCAATCTTGATTTTCAAGGGATACTTGCAGCAGGAATCATTATTGCAAGTCTTGGAGCATCAATGGACGTATCAATTTCTATTGCAAGTTCAGCACAAGAGATTTATGAAGCCAATCCTCATCAAACCAAACGAGAATTATTCGCACATACCATGAATGTCGGCAAAGATATCATGGGCACAATGGTCAATACTCTCATCCTTGCTTATACTGGCGCCTCGATTCCACTCTTCCTTTTGCTTTATAGCGAATCAGGCATCCGTTTGATCAATATGGAAATAATTGCAACTGAACTAACATCAGCAACAGTAGGTAGCATCGGGCTAGTCCTGGCAATCCCAGTAACAGCGCTAGTTTCATCTGTTTTGCTCAAGGCAAAACAAGCATAGGATATAATTAGAAGCATGGTAGACCTACTTGACTCAACTGAACAAGTAAAACAAATATATTTAGTAAGACACGGTGAAACAAGTGCCACAGAGAAAGGCAGAGTATGTGGCAATAGTGACATTGGACTTACTGCAGAGGGGCTGGAGCAAGTCGACATGGTCGCTTCTTGGTTTTACGATATCCAAATTGATTCTATTTTTTCTAGCCCATTACTTCGTGCGGTGCAAACAGCTGATGCAATTGCCAAGGCAGTTATGCAACCAACTTACTACAAACACAGTGGACTAGTCGAAAAAAAAGAAGGCGACTGGGAAGGCAAGACTTATTGGGAAATTAGAGATCAGAACCAAAAGCAATGGGAGAAGTGGTCCAAGGATCCAATCAACTACGCTGCTCCCAATGGTGAAAATGTCAAAGAATTTGTTGCCAGAATCGATAGAGCAATGACTGACATTCTGAGTAACTACGAAACAGGTAACCGAATCGTCCTCACCACTCACGCTGGAGTCATTAGAGCAATCATTATCAACGCACTGAATATACCTGTAGAAAACTTCTTTCGCATCGATATACCAGTAGCTTCAATTAGCAAAATCGATTGGTCAGCCAATTATTCAACACTCAAATTTACCGGATTGAGTCCGGAAGAATATAGTTTTGCAGTGGCTTAGTTCTACTTGATTACACTCATATCTGGAAGCTTTTCAAGCAGAGCACCTATGAGCAATAACCCCTAGTCCCTTAAGTTGAGAATAATAATTCGCTCAGCTTCGAGTTTTATTAACCCTACCTTAAGGCAGATTTGCTTTGATTAGTCACATAGCAAGACATGGAGCTAAATAACACAACTAACTATAGACTCATTGAGGGTCAGGAAAAACAGAGCCTGCTTGAGAAATATAGCAATCAGCTCAGTGATATCGACGAACGTGCCAATGGCATTGAGGTTTATCAAATCAGCGCCAGTCTTAGCCTCAGAGAGGAAAGAAAAACTCAAGAGAATCAAAATTTCTTTTCTCAATTTATTAAGAACAACTTTACTAGCAAAGCACCTGCTTACACCAATAATCAAGACAATATTAGTAGCCTAAGTAGTTTAATCAGCAAAAACAAAACTGGCAAAAACGATCTGATAAGCTATCAGACTCGCAATTCTAAAGATTTTTCGAAGGCAAATTTAACTGAAGCAATTAGATCAATGAGTTAATCTTTGGATTATTGTTAAACCAAAAACCTGAATCTAGAGAATTTCGACTTTCAGAACAAGTCTAATGTAGAAAATGTCTTGTCTTAGTAAACACCATAGCAATACCAGCTTCATCACAAGCATCTATCACTTCTTGATCACGAATAGAACCACCTGGTTGAATAATTGCTGCGATATGGTTTTGTGCACAAATTGCAATATTGTCAGCAAAAGGAAAAAAAGCATCAGAAGCAAGCACTGCTCCTCGAGTTTCCATATCAGTACTAGAAAGTGCATCAGCAACGGATTTCACTCTATTGGACTGACCGCAACCAATACCAATTGTCTTACCATTTTTGACAGCAACAATCGCATTTGATTTGACATGCTTAACAACTTTCCATGCAAGCATTAAATCAACCCATTGACTCTCATCAATTTGAGTCTTAGTTACTGTTTCTAATTTCTCCGTATCATGCAAGAATTCATTATTTTCTTGAAGCAAATAACCGCCATCAATACGTTTGATATTCAGTTTATTCTTAGCACTTGTTTCTGGGGTGATTTCTAGTAAACGCAAATTCTTTTTAGTTTGAAGTATTTCAAGAGCGTCTGCAGCAAAACCAGGAGCAATAATTGCCTCGACAAACAGTTCAACCATTTCATTAGCTGCAGCCAAATCAACTTCTTTATTAGCAGCGATAATACTACCAAAAGCCGAGACAGGATCACAGCTAAGTGCATCAATATAAGCCAGCGCGACATTAGGCGCAATTGCAACACCACAAGGATTATTGTGTTTAATAATTGCAACGCAAGGAATGGTCTCATCATACTCAGAGACTATGTTCCAAGCCGCTTGCAAATCAAGATAGTTATTGTAGCTAATCTCTTTGCCATGAAGTTGTTTGGCAGCGGCAAGCGCAGAGGCTGGTGAGTTTTTGTCGACATAAAGACCCGCCTGTTGATGCGGGTTCTCTCCGTATCTCAATTTCGACTTAAGCTCAAGCTCCAAACTAAAAGTCTCAGGTAGTTTAGATTCTTCATCAAGACTAACTGAATTTAACTCATCAGCTCTTGACTTCAAGAACTGAGCGATTAATTTATCATAACTAGCGGTGTGCTCAAAGACAGCAAGAGCCAGTCTTTCACGCAAAGCAAATAAAGCAACAGGATCCTGAGCCTTTGTGACTTCAATATATTCAGCATACTGACTAGAATCAGAGAGTACTGTAATTGATTGATAATTCTTCGCTGCTGATCTCA
It includes:
- the fliG gene encoding flagellar motor switch protein FliG, whose amino-acid sequence is MAKTKSSINTWSKRMKVAALLVLIDNDAAAGVLRSFNDDHEVIALAKEISMVGTVNENDQEILLNEMYEVLQIQKGVASGSLDIAENMLVQAYGQDGANDIIDKMTNTIQRVPFEFLRIIHPAEIATTIQHEHVQVVSLLLSHLKIEKAAQVLQNLPDAIRSDVAIRLAKMDRTNPEVLSVVERILERRFAGIMSQNEIVNSVGGVEALAEILNRVDRNTEKRILEDLEGIDQALATDIRNLMFVFEDIFRLDDKSVQRLLREIDVKDLGLALKGANDDLRDTFFRNMSQKAGKLLQDDIEMMGPVLMRDVSEVQTKVVGVVRALEQAGEIIILGNSEEDMFIE
- the purH gene encoding bifunctional phosphoribosylaminoimidazolecarboxamide formyltransferase/IMP cyclohydrolase; translation: MTKKALVSVSDKTGLEQLLVSFREQGYQIVSTGGTAKYIREAGFEVQEVAQLTSFPEMLGGRVKTLHPKVLAGILARRDQVQDLQDLADNNIEEIDLVVVNLYPFAEVIQRENLVYADAIENIDIGGPTLLRSAAKNYQSITVLSDSSQYAEYIEVTKAQDPVALFALRERLALAVFEHTASYDKLIAQFLKSRADELNSVSLDEESKLPETFSLELELKSKLRYGENPHQQAGLYVDKNSPASALAAAKQLHGKEISYNNYLDLQAAWNIVSEYDETIPCVAIIKHNNPCGVAIAPNVALAYIDALSCDPVSAFGSIIAANKEVDLAAANEMVELFVEAIIAPGFAADALEILQTKKNLRLLEITPETSAKNKLNIKRIDGGYLLQENNEFLHDTEKLETVTKTQIDESQWVDLMLAWKVVKHVKSNAIVAVKNGKTIGIGCGQSNRVKSVADALSSTDMETRGAVLASDAFFPFADNIAICAQNHIAAIIQPGGSIRDQEVIDACDEAGIAMVFTKTRHFLH
- a CDS encoding YibE/F family protein, producing the protein MKKLLLSLFILLGLSQAIKAADDFDLRIIKVIEASEPAKNDLLGYSQQSVKIKIPSDDQELLITNTIPDNQAYAITAKAGKQYLASIEEDGEVYLTDYYREPVILALIFAFMVLVILLGGSRGFKAIISLILTGLAITYFLIPGIKAGLNPISLAVALSAFATATTMLLVAGWTKKSLAATIGTTGGVAIAGLIAMIVINIAPLSGLARTEAHILLANLHAINLDFQGILAAGIIIASLGASMDVSISIASSAQEIYEANPHQTKRELFAHTMNVGKDIMGTMVNTLILAYTGASIPLFLLLYSESGIRLINMEIIATELTSATVGSIGLVLAIPVTALVSSVLLKAKQA
- a CDS encoding methionine adenosyltransferase domain-containing protein; amino-acid sequence: PDAKAQVTLEYEDDKATRIETILLSTQHDPICNGESDNDKIQAIIAQDLKAKVVDPVFKNFDLKPDQNTKYFFNPSGRFVTGGPQGDAGLTGRKIIVDTYGGYARHGGGAFSGKDPTKVDRSAAYAARHAAKNIVAAGLATKCEIQVSYAIGVAHPTSIHVETFGTGKLDDQQITELVKQVFDFRPYSIIKNFKLREQPKLHNGRFYQDLAAYGHFGRPELNLPWEQLDKVEDLKKLASNLELAQN
- a CDS encoding histidine phosphatase family protein, with the translated sequence MVDLLDSTEQVKQIYLVRHGETSATEKGRVCGNSDIGLTAEGLEQVDMVASWFYDIQIDSIFSSPLLRAVQTADAIAKAVMQPTYYKHSGLVEKKEGDWEGKTYWEIRDQNQKQWEKWSKDPINYAAPNGENVKEFVARIDRAMTDILSNYETGNRIVLTTHAGVIRAIIINALNIPVENFFRIDIPVASISKIDWSANYSTLKFTGLSPEEYSFAVA